ACGCATTGGCTGCCAGGGTGATTGGGGTGGCCAGGGCGGTCGGCGTGCTGGAGGTGGGGACGACGCTGCCGACGGGGCAGGAGCGTCCGGACAGCGGCGTGATCGTGACGGCCCCGAAGCTGACGGTCGTGACCTGGACCGGGTAGGGGTTCGGGTTGGCGACGGTGGTGTACACTGCACCGATCGAGGGATCGCTGTATCCGTCTGCCGGCTTGGGGTAGAGCGTGCTTGACGGGGTTCCCGCGGTTACGACCAGCCCGGTCGCGGTGGTGGCCTGGGCGTTGGCCGCACCGGTGCCGCTGTTGGTCCAGGCAGCCCAGGCGACACCGCCGCCGAGCATCAAGATGCTGGCGCTGAAAACTACGCCGACGCGCTTGCGCTTGGACACCGGCTCGTGGGCGGGGATGGTCATGGTCATGGCAGGTCTCCGTTCCGGGGACGTCGCCTCCGTGGCGAGCTTGTCGCGGAACGACTTCGTCCCGTTGTGCACAAGCAACGGGTGCACGAGCGAGCGCCCTGACAACTGCGCGGGAAATCACCCCCCAAAGGGGGGAGATCCGTTCACAGGGGGCATGGATTGCCAGCGTCCAGGGAACCGTTCAAGGCCGTCCGTTGCTTGCGCGACGCGAGTTGGCGCACACCCACAGGGACCTGCCTCAGTCGAGCGTCTCACCGATCCGAACAGTTGGTCCGATTCGGGCGGATCCTGACGTTGGACGGCAGCACGGCGTGCTGGGCGGTGAGCTTGTCGAATCGGCTCTACCGTCATCGGTCTCGACCGCACGCGGGTCCCCCTGGCGGGTCCCCCTGGCGGGTCCCCTGGCGGGGTAGGTAGCGACCTGGCACGCCGCGGATGCGCCCGAAACGCCGGCCCCAGCCCGACGGAGAAGACGATGTCCATGCGAATGCCCTCTGGGGCGCTGCAGCTTGTGACACGACCCGCTCTCCGGAAGTGGGTCGGGCCGCGAGTGGTCGGGTTTCCTGGCTCCTAACGGCCGAAGTTGGGGTGGCGTCGACATGTACACGGGTCTCCGGCTTAGCGCGGTCACCGACCTATTTCGGTGTCGTACCGGAGCTTGACCCGGTTTTCCGGACACGTTCGGTTCGTTGATCATGCCGCGGTGAGTGCGGCGGTGTGAAGTGCTTCGAACTCTGCGGGACTGCGGTAGCCCAGGCCGGAGTGGCGTCGGCGGGGGTTGTAGAAGCCTTCGATCCATTCGAAGATCGCTGACCCAAGTTCTGCTCGGGTGGACCACTGGCGGCGGTCCAGCAGCTCGCGCTGCATGGTCGACCAGAAGCTCTCCATCATGGTGTTGTCCACGCTGGAGGCAACCCGGCCCATCGACCCGAGCAGCCCGGCGGTGCGCAGCCGGTGACCGAAGATCCAACTGGTGTACTGCGATCCGCGGTCGCTGTGCACGATCGCTCCAGGTGTGGGCCGGCGGCGCCAACGGGCCATCTCCAGAGCGTCGACGACCAGCTCAGAGCGCATGTGGTCAGCGATCGACCAGCCGACGATGGTCCGGCTGAACACATCCAGCACCGCGGCGCAGTAGACCTTCCCCTCGGCCGTGGGGTGCTCGGTGACGTCGGTAGCCCACAGCCGGTCCGGTGCATCAGCGCTGAACCGGCGCTGCACCAGGTCCACGTGCTGGGCCGGTAGCGGGACAGACCGTCGGTGGTGCTTGCGCCGGTGGCAGACCCCGACAAGCCCGGCGGTGCGCATCAGCCTGGCAACCCGTTTGCGCCCGCACGCCACCCCGAGTCCCAGGCGCAGTTCGGCGTGCACCCGCGGTGCGCCGTAAGTGGCCCGGGACCCGGCGTGCACCTGGGTGATGGTGCTGGTCAGCGACGCGTCGGCGACCGCCCGAAGCGAAGGTGGGCGGCCCTTCCACTCGTAGAAGCCTGAGCGGGAGACCCGCAGAACCCGGCAGGTCACCGCCACGGGGAAGCCCTCGGCGGCGAGCTCACGAACCAGCCGGAACCCTATTTTGGGTCCGGCAGCACCTCGCGGGCGAAGTAGGCACTGGCCCGCTTGAGGATCTCGATCTCCATCTTCGCGACCCGCAGCTCCCGGCGCAGCCGCACCAACTCGGCCCGCTCGTCGCTGGTCGTGCCGTCTGACCGGCCGGCGTCGACGTCATCGAGCTTCATCCAGCGGCGCAGGCACGACTCCGCGATCCCCAGGTCGTGGGCGATCTCAGCGATCGGCTTCTCGCGCTGCCGGGCCAGCTCCACGGCACGGCGACGAAACTCCAGCGGCTTGGCTGCAGGCATCCAGGACTCCTCTCCCAGGCGATTCTCGCCTCAGGTCAGGTGTCCGGGAAACCGGGTCAGGCTCCTACCCGCGGTCTCCAGCCGTTGGCCTGGATTCTCACTGCCACAGGTCGATGACGCCCTCTGACAGTCGGAGTAGCCCATAGTCGCTGCGCCGCCGCTTCGCCCTACTCAGGAGAACGCCATGCCCGATCCCACCCGCCTTCGTCCTGCCGCGCGGGTCTTCCGCAGCTGGTGGGGTGACCGGACCGTGAAGACGAAGATCTTGGCAGCCGTGGCTGTGGCCTCAGCCGTGGCCATGCTGGTGGGCGTGCTCGGGCTGCAGGCGCTGAACACAGCGGCGGACCGGACGCAGGTGATGTACCAGTCGAACGTGGCGGGCTTGATCGACGTCACAACGATGCGTGGCCTGCAAAAAGACATGCGCATCCGTAACCGGGACGCCGTACTGGTGGCCGACCCGGCTCAGGCGCAGGCCAGCGTGGACGCCCTTCAAGAGCTGAGGACCCGGTTCGCAGACGCTATGGGCAGCTACACCAGCACCGAGATGACCACGGCCGAGCAAGAGCACATCACCGAGATCGAGGAAATCTACGCGCAGTACACCCAAGTGCAGGAGTCCACCCTGCTGCCGCTGGCCCTGGCGAATGACTACGCCGGCTGGATCGAGGCGAACGCGACGCTGGCCCAGCCGCTCACCGGCGCGCTGGAGGACGCGCTCAACGAGCTGGTGGCTTTGGAGGTGGCCGAAGCGTCGGAGGCCGCGGCTGCGGCCGCTGAGTCGGCCGCCAGTCAGCGCACGGCTTCGATCGCCATCCTGGTGGTCGGGATCGCTGTGGCGATGGGCATCGGGCTGTTCGTCGCGGTCGGCATCGCCCGGGCCACGCGCAAGGCCCAGGACGTCACCGACGCTTTGGCCGCTGGTGACCTGACGCGCACCTCGGGTCTGTCCACCCGCGACGAGCTGGGCCGGATGGGAACCTCGCTGGACAGCGCTGTTGTGTCACTGCGTGAGCTGATGGCCTCAGTGGTCGCCTCCGCGGATGCGGTGGCGGCCTCCTCGGAGGAGTTGTCGGCCTCGTCGGCGCAGATCTCGGCGTCGGCGGAGGAGACCAGCGCGCAGTCCGGTGTGGTCGCCTCCGCGGCCGATGAGGTCAGCCGCAATGTGCAGACCGTCGCTGCCGGAGCCGAAGAGATGGGTGCCTCGATCCGGGAGATCGCCAGCAATGCCGCCGAGGCCAGTGAGGTGGCCTCCCGGGCGGTGACTGCCGCGCAGATGACCACGGCGACGGTGACCAAGCTGGGCGAGTCTTCGGCCGAGATCGGCAATGTGGTGAAGGTGATCACCTCGATCGCTGAGCAGACCAATCTGCTGGCGCTCAACGCCACGATCGAGGCCGCGCGGGCCGGTGAGGCGGGCAAGGGTTTCGCGGTGGTGGCCAACGAGGTCAAGGAGCTGGCTCAGGAGACGGCCAAGGCCACCGAGGACATCTCCCGCCGGGTGGCCGCCATCCAAGATGACACCACCGCAGCGGTGACCGCGATCGAGGAGATCTCGACGATCGTGGGCCAGATCAGCGACCGCCAGACCACCATCGCCTCAGCGGTGGAAGAACAGACCGCCACCACCAATGAGATGGCCCGCTCGGTCACCGAGGCCGCCGGCGGATCTGGGCAGATCGCCGAGAACATCGTCGGGGTCTCCACCGCCGCGGACTCCACCACTCAGGCGCTGACCCAGACCCGCGTCGCCGTCGACGAGCTCTCCCGGATGGCCGCCGACTTGCGCACCAGTGTCGCCCGGTTCATCTACTGAGCACCGTTTGCGCCCACCGGG
This portion of the Modestobacter marinus genome encodes:
- a CDS encoding IS3 family transposase: MAVTCRVLRVSRSGFYEWKGRPPSLRAVADASLTSTITQVHAGSRATYGAPRVHAELRLGLGVACGRKRVARLMRTAGLVGVCHRRKHHRRSVPLPAQHVDLVQRRFSADAPDRLWATDVTEHPTAEGKVYCAAVLDVFSRTIVGWSIADHMRSELVVDALEMARWRRRPTPGAIVHSDRGSQYTSWIFGHRLRTAGLLGSMGRVASSVDNTMMESFWSTMQRELLDRRQWSTRAELGSAIFEWIEGFYNPRRRHSGLGYRSPAEFEALHTAALTAA
- a CDS encoding transposase, translating into MPAAKPLEFRRRAVELARQREKPIAEIAHDLGIAESCLRRWMKLDDVDAGRSDGTTSDERAELVRLRRELRVAKMEIEILKRASAYFAREVLPDPK
- a CDS encoding methyl-accepting chemotaxis protein produces the protein MPDPTRLRPAARVFRSWWGDRTVKTKILAAVAVASAVAMLVGVLGLQALNTAADRTQVMYQSNVAGLIDVTTMRGLQKDMRIRNRDAVLVADPAQAQASVDALQELRTRFADAMGSYTSTEMTTAEQEHITEIEEIYAQYTQVQESTLLPLALANDYAGWIEANATLAQPLTGALEDALNELVALEVAEASEAAAAAAESAASQRTASIAILVVGIAVAMGIGLFVAVGIARATRKAQDVTDALAAGDLTRTSGLSTRDELGRMGTSLDSAVVSLRELMASVVASADAVAASSEELSASSAQISASAEETSAQSGVVASAADEVSRNVQTVAAGAEEMGASIREIASNAAEASEVASRAVTAAQMTTATVTKLGESSAEIGNVVKVITSIAEQTNLLALNATIEAARAGEAGKGFAVVANEVKELAQETAKATEDISRRVAAIQDDTTAAVTAIEEISTIVGQISDRQTTIASAVEEQTATTNEMARSVTEAAGGSGQIAENIVGVSTAADSTTQALTQTRVAVDELSRMAADLRTSVARFIY